A stretch of the Filimonas lacunae genome encodes the following:
- a CDS encoding RagB/SusD family nutrient uptake outer membrane protein, translating into MKKSNIIIGSLVGILALAGCNKVMDKTDLKTVPGDLIFNDSAIAKLNLDNIYENNLPTWGGGTGIGDLNGLNGNLSDESYGESKYFEGTITNTDVKDYGTALDKGNNYGKIRTINMFLRDMNASPLEQYTINTYNAQALFFRAWRYFDLVRIYGGVPLVLTPLEAVGNEAKMDALLPRNTTAECIKQIVSDLDTAIKYLPGKYTATSDWGRITSGAAAAFKGRVLLTYASPQFNPNDLQERWQAAYDANLQAKTLLDANGFGLFASYNDMWFTEVNNPEAVMVTGYNTATGDQTKKNNSYDNSTRPSYLGTGGGSNQPSWELVKAYPMKDGKAPGASATYTYSDQLFYKNRDPRFNSTIGYNGSTWSINGITTYRLWTYFYKNSNNATVTSENKASNTGFYLKKAITTSGTASTAQYAGTDWMEIRYAEVLLNLAESAVGINKLGTSDEGYAGLVAIRKRAGIEAGDGFYGLTSGLDRAGLFSAILYERQIEQAFEGKRFWDLRRWKLIESTLNGKRRNKMVITLKTGAGIPTFTELADPNSANYRDKLNLDDMYTNYFTLAPASLDTKYAINWQSTYYFFPIPQDAINNNPNLVQNNNWGGNFNPLQ; encoded by the coding sequence AAACTGAACCTGGACAACATATACGAAAACAACCTTCCTACCTGGGGCGGTGGTACCGGTATTGGTGATTTGAATGGTTTGAATGGTAATTTAAGTGATGAGTCATACGGCGAATCGAAATACTTTGAAGGTACTATTACCAATACAGATGTAAAGGATTATGGTACTGCATTGGATAAGGGAAACAACTATGGTAAAATCAGAACCATCAACATGTTTCTCCGCGATATGAACGCTTCTCCATTAGAGCAATACACTATTAATACCTATAATGCACAGGCGCTGTTTTTCAGGGCATGGCGTTATTTCGACCTGGTGCGCATTTACGGTGGCGTTCCATTGGTGCTTACGCCATTAGAAGCAGTAGGTAATGAAGCTAAAATGGATGCATTACTGCCACGTAACACCACCGCAGAATGTATCAAACAAATTGTATCCGACCTGGATACAGCTATCAAATACCTGCCGGGTAAATATACTGCCACCAGCGATTGGGGCCGTATTACCAGTGGTGCAGCAGCTGCATTCAAAGGCCGTGTATTATTAACCTATGCCAGCCCGCAGTTTAATCCTAACGATTTACAGGAAAGATGGCAGGCAGCTTATGATGCTAACCTGCAGGCAAAAACTTTACTGGATGCCAATGGTTTTGGCCTGTTCGCTTCTTACAACGACATGTGGTTTACAGAGGTGAATAACCCAGAAGCAGTAATGGTAACCGGTTATAATACTGCTACCGGCGATCAGACTAAAAAGAATAATTCTTATGATAACTCTACCCGTCCTTCTTACTTAGGCACTGGTGGAGGTTCTAATCAGCCTTCGTGGGAGTTGGTAAAAGCGTATCCTATGAAAGATGGTAAAGCGCCTGGTGCATCTGCTACTTATACCTACTCCGATCAGTTATTTTATAAAAACCGTGATCCACGCTTTAACAGCACCATTGGTTACAATGGCAGCACCTGGAGCATTAACGGTATTACCACTTACCGTTTGTGGACATACTTCTATAAAAACAGTAACAACGCCACCGTTACCTCTGAAAACAAAGCCAGCAACACCGGTTTTTATTTAAAGAAAGCGATTACTACAAGCGGTACTGCCAGCACTGCACAATATGCAGGTACAGACTGGATGGAAATTCGTTATGCAGAAGTGTTGTTGAACCTGGCAGAAAGTGCAGTGGGTATTAATAAGCTGGGTACCAGTGATGAAGGTTACGCTGGTTTAGTGGCCATCAGAAAAAGAGCGGGTATTGAAGCGGGTGATGGGTTCTATGGCCTTACATCAGGCTTAGACCGTGCCGGCTTATTTAGTGCTATCTTATACGAACGCCAGATAGAGCAGGCTTTTGAAGGCAAGCGTTTCTGGGATTTAAGAAGATGGAAACTGATAGAAAGCACCTTGAATGGTAAGCGCAGGAATAAAATGGTGATCACTTTAAAAACAGGTGCAGGCATACCCACCTTCACAGAGCTGGCCGATCCAAACAGTGCCAACTATCGCGATAAACTGAACCTGGATGATATGTATACTAACTATTTCACATTGGCTCCTGCTTCACTCGATACCAAGTATGCTATCAACTGGCAAAGTACTTATTACTTTTTCCCAATACCACAGGATGCTATTAACAACAATCCTAACCTGGTGCAAAACAACAATTGGGGTGGAAATTTTAACCCACTGCAATAA